In Parafrankia irregularis, the genomic window GCTCGGCGTCGACCTGTCCCGAGATTCGCGGCCCGAAGGTCAGCAGTCCCGACGCCGCTCGTCGCCGGCTCGGCCAGACCGCGATTATGTACTCGTCCCAGTAGCGCCCGTCGTAGTAGATCGCCTCCCGGAGGCAGCCCTCGACGTCGTACCACCTGCCCCGGCCGCTGGCGATCTGGGTGAAGTTGTATTCGGGAAGCTCTGCGTAGAGCTTTCTCGGGCCGTAAACCTGGAAGACGTGGTCGATGAACAGGCTGACCGCCTCCATCGGAAGCCCCCGTGCTATGGCTTCCGGCGTGAAGACAGCCGCAATGTATGCACTCCTGCGCCGCTGATCATGGTTGTAGCAGACAACATGGCCGATAGGTTCGAGTGTCGGCCACAGATATGCGACGAACTGCGTGAGAACGCCCTGCTGGATTCCGTGCTGGAACGCCTCGAAAGTCGGGACCGCGCCACGGAACCGCCAGCGGTGACCCAGCTCCTCGCTGATGGCCAGCTGGTAGAGAAAGTGATGCGAATCTGGATTCACCGGGCCCAGGGCAATATTGTGCGTCCTGAGTCGGATGGGGCGCGGATGTGACACCCCGGGCACGTCGGCGTCGGCGTCGCCTTCGTTCTTTGTCTGCGGCGATTCTTCCGGAATGCTCCCGAGCAGCTCGACGAGATCGCCGAAAGTTTGCGGATGGTTCTGGTCGAGTGCCTCCCGAGGGACACCGGCTGTGGTCAGCCAGTGCACCAGCTCCAGCACTGCAGAGAATCAACCGCCAGGTCCTCGTGAAATTTTGCGCCAAAGGAGAAGAGCTCCCGCGAAAATCCGGTGAGGTCTGCCAGGAAATCGGCCAGGCCCGCCTCCACCACCTCCCGGGAGGGAGCTCCCGGGCCACCGCGGGCCGATATGGTTTCGTTCGTCAAATGTCCGGACTCCAGCCCTGTCCTTGGTATGTCTCGAGCCAGGGCGAAGTGAGGGAGCGGCCGGACCACGGCAGCACCGGTTGTCTGCGCACCACAAACGCCCGCCGAGCCGCGTCCCTCTTTTTGCATCGCCCCGCGGCGCGACACCAGCAGCCTCGATAGATTTCGGTGAAATCTGTATTCTCCGACTTTCGGCATGCTAGTCGGGCTATTTATGGCGAGCAAGGCTTAGTCGCGGGCGGCATCGCCGAACGTCAGGCGGGAGCCGGAGCGGTTGAAGCGATTTCCTTACCAAGAGTAACGGCGTGGATTCTGTGTACCGAGCGTCTCTGGCCTCGCACCGACGGGAGCGATGCACGTTGAGGGGTCGACCTGCTGTCGGGGCATGAATCGCGATGCCGTGAGCTCCGTACACAGAGCGTGTTGAAAGGCGTGAGTGGGCGGCCGGGGTGCCCGCACATCATGTGAGGCATATCACTCGATGATCCGAGCTGCCCGCCCGCCGGCCGTCCGTCGCGGGCCGGGGCGGCTCCGCCGAACGTGCGCGGGCCCAGGCGAAATCCGGGCTCAGGACGCCGGAATCCGGACCGAGCGCCAGACGCGGAACGCCGGCAACGTGGATGCGTGGCCGGCGCTCAGGCGGCTGAGGGGGGCGCCGCCCGTCACCTGCCCGGGTGGCGCCCCGCCGTCGCTTCGTGGAACCAGTCCGGCTCTGTGGAACCAGTCCGGCTCGGTGGAATCAGACCAGGTCGTAGCGGTCGAGGTTCGACACCTTGACCCAGGCGGCGACGAAGTCGTGCACGAACTTCTCCTTCGCGTCGTCACTCGCGTAGACCTCCGCGAGTGCCCGCAGCTCGGAGTTCGACCCGAAGACCAGGTCGACCCGGCTGGCCGTCCAGCGGACCGCACCGGTGGCGTCGTCGCGGCCCTCGTACAGGCCGGCCTCGTCCGCCTTCGGCGCCCAGGTCGTCCCCAGATCGAGGAGGTTGACGAAGAAGTCGTTCGTCAGCGACCCGGGGGCGGTGGTGAGGACGCCGAGCTGCGACTGCCCATAGTTCGCCCCGAGCACCCGCAGGCCTCCGACCAGCACCGTCAGCTCGGGCGCGCTCAGGGTCAGCAGGTTCGCCCGGTCGACCAGCAGGAACTCCGCCGGCAGGCGGCTGGCCTTGCCCAGGTAGTTGCGGAACCCGTCCGCCTTCGGCTCGAGCGGGACGAACGACTCGACGTCGGTCTGCTCCTCGGTCGCGTCGGTGCGTCCCGGGGTGAACGGCACCTCCACCTCGACATCGGCGGCGCGGGCGGCGGCCTC contains:
- a CDS encoding GNAT family N-acetyltransferase, whose product is MLELVHWLTTAGVPREALDQNHPQTFGDLVELLGSIPEESPQTKNEGDADADVPGVSHPRPIRLRTHNIALGPVNPDSHHFLYQLAISEELGHRWRFRGAVPTFEAFQHGIQQGVLTQFVAYLWPTLEPIGHVVCYNHDQRRRSAYIAAVFTPEAIARGLPMEAVSLFIDHVFQVYGPRKLYAELPEYNFTQIASGRGRWYDVEGCLREAIYYDGRYWDEYIIAVWPSRRRAASGLLTFGPRISGQVDAERRADRL